A window of Candidatus Nealsonbacteria bacterium genomic DNA:
AGAGATTGGCCTAATTTTTTTAATGATCTCTTTTAGGTTGATATAGGAGTCTCGAACTAAAGTTAATCGTTTCCTAATTCCTGTGGCTTTCAACTTTTTATATAATTCCTGGTCTATTTCAATCCCTAATACTTTTCCTCTGGGTCCATTTTTCTCCAATATGGCTAAACTGTGTCCTCCTTGGCCAAACGTACAATCAATAAAATTTTCGTTTGATTTTGGGTCAAGATATTCAAGAATTTCTTTCTGGAGAACAGGGATATGAATCATTAAATTCTAAATTTTAATTATATTTTAGACGCCGAGCTCTTTTAACCTTTCGGCTATATCACCTACTGCCATCTCAGTTTTCTTTTTATATTCCTGCCACTTCTTTTCGTCCCAGATTTCAATTCGATTATAAACTCCGGCAATAACTACTTTTTTTGTTAGTTGACCATATCTTTTTAAATAATCGGGAATTAGAATTCTTCCCAGACTATCTAATTTTGCATCCATAGCTCCTGTCAACATTAATCTGGCAAATCCCCTGGCGTCAGCCTGAGCCAAAGGAAGTTTGCTTAATTTTAGAGCTAAAGTTCGCCACTCTTTATTGGGGTAAAGAAAAAGGCAACTGTCTAATCCCCTGGTAATAATTGCCTGCTTTCCTAAAAGCTGCCGGAATTTTGCCGGTATAGCTAATCTTTTCTTTTCATCAATTGAATATGTATATTCGCCTATGAACATGTTAGATAGTGAGCTCGGGAGCGAGCCGGTTAATACCCCGCCCTCTAAGCTTAATGAAATATTACATAGGAGGCGGGGTTCTCGTTCGCTACGCTCACTCGAAGTTATCCCCCATTACATATAGTTTTCCCACAGTTATCCACAATCCTCCATTCCACTTCCTTTATACCCCACTCCATTACCACAAGTCAACATAAAATAACCCTGCTTAAAATAGCTTTGAGTCTTATAATTTATCCACAGGTTATTAACACCCCGCACCAATTTTACCGTTAATTCTAAATAACACCCGTTTTTAGAAATATAAGCTCTATAAAACTCTCGCGACGATCGGGATCGGATCAAACCAGTCGGTGCTTCGCCCCTCCTTGTAATTGCTTCGCAATTAAGAGGCCTTTCCCGTGGAGAGAGTGTCGCCATAGTTTTTCTCGCAAAATTAAGGCGGGACACACCCAAAAAAATTAGTGCG
This region includes:
- the mraZ gene encoding transcriptional regulator MraZ, with translation MFIGEYTYSIDEKKRLAIPAKFRQLLGKQAIITRGLDSCLFLYPNKEWRTLALKLSKLPLAQADARGFARLMLTGAMDAKLDSLGRILIPDYLKRYGQLTKKVVIAGVYNRIEIWDEKKWQEYKKKTEMAVGDIAERLKELGV